A stretch of the Flavobacterium aquiphilum genome encodes the following:
- a CDS encoding Y-family DNA polymerase, giving the protein MYALVDCNNFYTSCERVFQPKFNGKPVAILSNNDGCVISRSEEAKAAGVPMGIPAFQIKELVKEKNITLFSSNYPLYGDLSNRVMKILGQFTPNVEIYSIDEAFLNFDGLKIPDYHDYGLQMKNRVQKWVGIPTCIGIAETKALSKVANKIAKKFHERTKGVYVIDTEEKRIKALKWTKIEDVWGIGYRTIKKVKLRKINTALDFIQPQHEAWIKKEMGVVGLRLKYELEGKSVLDLEPITEQKKSIAITRSFPKQIADFDSLRERITTFAAVCAEKLRKQHSCCHTIIVMLVVDKHSVKTSKYYFNVAMTLPYPSNSTLTISNTAIEMLKKMHKGNEGIKFKKAGVIVTGLIDENRKQFQLFEEESPKHQALMKVMDQLNHKIGDTKIKLASQDLKRTWNMNQNYLSPKYTTNFKDILEIQCL; this is encoded by the coding sequence ATGTATGCTTTAGTCGACTGCAATAATTTTTATACTTCCTGCGAACGTGTTTTTCAGCCGAAATTCAACGGAAAACCTGTTGCGATATTGTCGAACAATGACGGCTGTGTGATTTCGAGAAGTGAAGAAGCCAAAGCAGCCGGAGTGCCAATGGGAATTCCGGCATTTCAAATCAAAGAATTGGTCAAAGAAAAAAATATCACTTTATTCTCTTCCAATTATCCGCTTTATGGCGATTTGAGCAATCGGGTGATGAAAATTTTGGGACAATTTACGCCCAACGTGGAAATCTACAGCATAGACGAAGCTTTTCTGAATTTTGACGGCTTAAAGATTCCTGACTATCATGACTATGGTTTGCAGATGAAAAACCGTGTCCAAAAATGGGTTGGTATTCCAACTTGCATTGGTATTGCCGAAACCAAAGCATTATCCAAAGTTGCCAATAAAATTGCCAAAAAATTCCATGAGAGAACCAAAGGTGTTTATGTTATTGATACTGAAGAAAAACGCATTAAAGCTCTAAAATGGACCAAAATTGAAGATGTTTGGGGGATTGGCTACCGCACCATCAAGAAGGTGAAACTTCGAAAAATCAATACTGCACTCGATTTTATCCAACCGCAACATGAGGCTTGGATCAAAAAAGAAATGGGAGTTGTCGGTCTTCGTCTGAAATATGAGTTAGAAGGCAAATCGGTTTTGGATCTAGAACCTATTACCGAACAAAAAAAGAGCATTGCCATCACCCGAAGTTTCCCAAAACAAATAGCCGATTTTGATTCGCTTCGGGAACGAATAACCACTTTTGCCGCTGTATGCGCCGAAAAATTACGAAAACAGCACTCTTGCTGCCACACCATTATTGTCATGCTGGTAGTTGACAAACATTCGGTCAAAACGTCCAAATATTATTTTAACGTGGCAATGACACTGCCCTATCCGAGTAATTCTACTTTGACCATTTCCAACACAGCCATAGAAATGCTGAAAAAAATGCACAAAGGCAATGAAGGAATCAAATTCAAAAAAGCAGGAGTCATTGTTACCGGATTGATTGATGAAAACAGAAAACAATTCCAATTATTTGAAGAAGAAAGCCCAAAACATCAGGCTCTAATGAAAGTAATGGATCAATTAAACCATAAAATTGGCGATACCAAAATAAAATTGGCCAGCCAAGACCTAAAACGAACTTGGAATATGAACCAAAATTATCTTTCGCCAAAATATACCACAAATTTCAAAGATATACTTGAGATACAATGTCTGTAA